In Carya illinoinensis cultivar Pawnee chromosome 10, C.illinoinensisPawnee_v1, whole genome shotgun sequence, one DNA window encodes the following:
- the LOC122279274 gene encoding shaggy-related protein kinase eta, which yields MADDKEISGAVVDGNDPTGHIISTTIGGKNGEPKQTISYMAERVVGTGSFGIVFQAKCLETGETVAIKKVLQDRRYKNRELQLMRVMDHPNVISLKHCFFSTTSKNELFLNLVMEYVPETMYRVLKHYSSANQRMPLIFVKLYLYQIFRGLAYIHTVPGVCHRDLKPQNLLVDPLTHQVKLCDFGSAKMLVKGEANISYICSRFYRAPELIFGATEYTTSIDIWSAGCVLAELLLGQPLFPGENAVDQLVEIIKVLGTPTREEIRCMNPNYTDFRFPQIKAHPWHKVFHKRMPPEAIDLASRLLQYSPSLRCTALEACAHPFFDELREPNARLPNGRPLPPLFNFKQELSGASPELVNRLIPEHVKRQMGLDFLHLAGT from the exons ATGGCCGATGATAAG GAAATATCTGGTGCTGTTGTTGACGGAAATGATCCGACGGGGCACATCATTTCCACTACGATTGGAGGAAAAAATGGAGAGCCTAAGCAA ACAATTAGTTACATGGCAGAGCGTGTTGTGGGGACTGGCTCATTTGGAATTGTTTTCCAG GCAAAATGCTTGGAAACTGGTGAGACTGTGGCTATAAAGAAGGTTTTGCAGGACAGAAGATATAAGAATCGTGAACTGCAGTTAATGCGTGTGATGGATCATCCAAATGTGATTTCTTTGAAGCATTGTTTCTTTTCGACAACTAGTAAGAATGAACTTTTTCTGAACCTTGTTATGGAATATGTCCCGGAGACCATGTATCGGGTATTGAAGCATTACAGCAGCGCAAATCAGAGAATGCCACTCATCTTTGTGAAACTTTACTTGTACCAG ATTTTCAGGGGGCTGGCTTATATACATACGGTTCCTGGAGTTTGCCATAGGGATTTGAAGCCTCAAAATCTTTTG GTTGATCCTCTCACTCACCAGGTTAAGCTTTGCGATTTTGGAAGTGCAAAAATGCTA GTGAAAGGCGAAGCTAACATATCATACATATGTTCACGATTCTACCGAGCTCCCGAACTTATATTTGGTGCCACAGAATATACCACCTCAATTGATATATGGTCAGCTGGTTGCGTCCTTGCAGAGCTTCTTCTGGGGCAG cCACTTTTCCCTGGAGAAAATGCAGTCGACCAGCTAGTAGAAATTATCAAG GTTCTTGGTACACCAACTCGTGAAGAAATTCGATGTATGAATCCGAATTATACTGATTTTAGGTTTCCGCAGATAAAAGCACATCCTTGGCACAAG GTTTTCCATAAAAGGATGCCTCCAGAAGCAATTGATCTGGCTTCACGACTGCTGCAATACTCGCCCAGTCTTCGCTGCACAGCA CTAGAAGCATGTGCACACCCTTTCTTTGATGAACTTCGAGAACCCAATGCTCGCCTACCAAATGGTCGCCCATTGCCACCGCTTTTCAACTTTAAACAGGAA TTGTCAGGAGCTTCTCCAGAGCTTGTGAATAGGTTGATACCAGAGCATGTGAAACGCCAAATGGGTCTTGATTTTTTGCATCTAGCCGGCACATAA